The Geothrix sp. DNA segment GGGCCCCAGGTAGAGCAGGGCTTCGGCCCGGCCAGCCTGGGGCAGCAGGGCATAGCCCTGGGCCTCGCGGGCCGCGGGGCGCGGCAGCTTCCAGAGGGCGGCGAAGTAGTGGTTCTGCTGGGCCTTCTCGTCCTTGCCGAGACCGGCGTCCAGGCCGAGGCGCTCGGAGGAGGGTGGCAGCACCTTGCGCTTGGCGCCCAGGAAGCTGAAGAAGGGATCATGCAGCATCTCCGCCCAGGTCACGGCCTCGATGCCTTTTTCGGTGAGCGTGAAGACCCGGCCCAGCTGCTTCACGGGCGCGTCGGTGGTGGGGTTCTGGATCAGCTCCAGTGGCGCGTTTCCGGGGGAGGTCGCCTCCACCTTCAGGCTGTGACCGCGCTCCGGAACCAGGTAGCTGAGCCGTTCGCCGGTGGCGTTCTCGAAGATGACGAGGGTGCCCGCCGGTGCCGACTCCTGGCGCACCGTCTCGAACCCGACCCCCTTCAGGGTGCCGAGCCCCGCGAAGGCCTCCGGGAAGAAGCGCGTGCCGTCCTGCTTCCAGACCACCTGCTTGAGGGCCCCGGTGGCCACCTGCCAGGTGAGCTTGAGCTCCTGGGAGGCCACCGTGTGGGTGGCGGCAGGATCCGCGGCCTTCGGGCCGCCCGGGGTCGAGGCGGCGGGCAGCGCCACGGGCGTGGGTGCCACGGCCTGCTCGACCTTGGGGCTGGCCGGTGCGGCCTGCTGCGTCTCCACCTTGGGAGCGGGCTTGGCGTAGCGGGAGCTCAGCCAGAACTGGCCGCCGAGCAGGATCATGCTGCCGA contains these protein-coding regions:
- the yidC gene encoding membrane protein insertase YidC, encoding MNNRNVLLFVVGSMILLGGQFWLSSRYAKPAPKVETQQAAPASPKVEQAVAPTPVALPAASTPGGPKAADPAATHTVASQELKLTWQVATGALKQVVWKQDGTRFFPEAFAGLGTLKGVGFETVRQESAPAGTLVIFENATGERLSYLVPERGHSLKVEATSPGNAPLELIQNPTTDAPVKQLGRVFTLTEKGIEAVTWAEMLHDPFFSFLGAKRKVLPPSSERLGLDAGLGKDEKAQQNHYFAALWKLPRPAAREAQGYALLPQAGRAEALLYLGPKQAEPLLAFEKPFTQVIDYGFFGAVSHLLFWILKKVHAVVGNWGWSIVVFTFIIRVLFMWHLSAKQTISMLRMKDFEPHQKAIQAKYEKFGSDMTKKAEMQKELMALYKKNGHNPMGGCLPMLLQMPIFLALWSMLNNVFELRHAPFFGWITDLSVRDPYFIYPVLMGASMFAQQYMTPAVGDPAQRKMMLVLMPAMMTFFFAQSAAGLVIYYFVFNLIGLFQTWWIMRSYQPQPITV